The DNA segment GATCGAATAAAAACTGGCTTTCCAGAAAGTCAACAAATTGAGCATCGTTGTTTTCATTTGCTAACTgcataatagtaataaaaactaGTTATTGGCATAAAAACATTGTCATGCAGAATAACTATAGCAAAAGGAAAAAACATATGGAAAATTCCACTGGAAGATAGCGAGACTAAAAAGTGTTTGAGTTGAATTgacagaaaaaaataagaaaatatagcTATAAGTTGTACGCTGTGTAAATTTAGAAGCTTCTCATTGTTCAGCCTTTCCAAAGACAATGCAAGTTCCATTGCTGCAAAATGGGAGGAAACAGGAATCGTAAGTATAATTGAAGAAACTGAGAAAGCATTCAAGAAAACAGTTTTGAGTGAAATATTAATTACACATATATATGTGTGGGTGTGGGTGTGTGAGAGAGAAAAAGTTACCATATAATGCATCACCCTTTTCTGCATGATCAAACTCTGAAAATGGCATCAGCATTGACTGCAGCTGAACCTTGCCTCCTCTTTTATTCTGGTAATTAATATCGTCaggaataaaaataatttacaaaaaggAATGCCAGAAAAACTACTGTCATGAAGTGTATGAATCACTGATATAGAAAAATGCCTGATATTCCATCATCATCTCAGCATGATGTCTTTCCTCCATACTTGCGTCCTTGAAAAATCTGGAAAATTTTGTGTAATAATTACCAACAATTATGtcataataaaattcaaattacaaAAGAACTTGATATTTTCAAGGGTAATACTTGGCTAATCCTTTCAGAGCAACATTATCTCTGTCGAAATAGGCGTACATGGCATGATACACGTAGGAGACATTGTATTCCACgctgaatcaaaacaaaatcaaaattagCATAAGATATTTGCATGAATGTGCCAACGAGAGCAAaacaattcttaaaaaaaaattaaacttcgTAATTTCTCAAGCACCCCTTTAAATTTATGGAAAAAACTTAGATACATACTGTTAGTATATTAGATACACAGATAAGCTCCAATTCCAATTAAAAAACCAGTTAGCTATATTCGAGTTTTGACCCTAAAAACTGTGATAAATTATAAACCAGTTTAGATAAGATTTGCCTCTACTATGAAATGCTCTAATCTTTAATTAATCTGAGATTTTcacataaaacaaaacaaaaataagctCACTTGATCTGTGTATTGAGTGCAGCCTCAGACTGATGAGTGTACTTCTGGCGAGCCAGTGATGCATGGAGCTCTGTGGGGATGACAAGAAGCTCTTTTTTCACTTCCTCAAAAGGTTCAAACGCTATATTCGAAATGGGTTGGTTCATAGTGTCCTTGGAGGCCTTAGCCACAACCCCACAACCCCCATTTCTCTTGCAGAATCTCACACCATTCACAGGGTTGAAAAAGGGTCCAGAGGAAGACAGAGAAGGGACAAGCTTCACTCTTTCAGAGAGCGAGACACGGACGAATGAAGAAGTTCCCGAGAGCATGGTCAAAAGACTCAGAACCACTCTGAAATCAAGAGAAGAAGAATGAGTTCAGGAAATTGTACGTGAAGTGTGATGATACTAATAGTAATAGTAATTCTTAGAGAACTGGTTCATCGATTTTTTCGAACCATAACCATAATTCTGTAACAATAAGATTCTCTAGTTATAAATCCACCTTTTCCTCTCGTTTTTTCCGAATATATATGCTATGTAATgaattatttacataaaataagGACATGGTCACACTTTTGTTGTGCAGAGAGTAACTGTTGTATCAATTTTTTATACAgaacattaaatttaaaaaagaaaagaagttattattttatttattccttTGGTCCTCTCTCtctatataattttatacttttCTTTAGAAGTATGCAAGGTAACAAAATGTAGTTAAATGTGTCGATAAATGCGGAAACAACATTATACAATTTGTAGTGAATAAATAAAAGTGAAGCATGTAGTTAAAACTAACATGTTCTTTGGGACCAAGTCATGTAAGTAATGTGTAGGtccaatagtttttttttaatcttcattcTCTTTGGGACCTAGTCATGTAAGTAGTGTGTAGGTCGaatagttttgtttttaatcttcATTCTCTTCTGGGCCAAGTCATGTAAGTAATGTGGTGTATCAAttcatttctaattttttttttttcatttgcttCCTTCTTTTTAATCAGAAAATTCTTTAAGCACccaaaaaaacattaaaacctGCCAATACACAACCAACCTTCTTCAAATAGGGACATTaccaatcagaaaaaaaaaaaaaaatcagcacTAACAACAACTACAAAGTTAGAAAAAAATTTAGTCACCGAATTAATACGAAAACTTCCTATGCAAACAGTCAGTAAGATCTTTAAGCCTATATCTACTTAGCATTTCTGAAATAGTCTTGAGATTACTAAAAGAACCATCTCCTCTAAATTTCATTCCCATTTGTTTTAGTTCCATGTTCTCATATATTTcgaacataattttttttttttattcaaactcCTTTAGAAGATCTTTACATTTTCATACAACAGAGTGGTAGAAATAGCAATGTTGGATACTGATAGAGAAGAAGTAAAATATTAGGATTAGTTCAGATAAATCATGTCTTGTAGATGtttttgtttgtaatttttttctaatgGATCAACTCAAGTGTTGTTTATAGTGTACAAGGTTGGATAAGAATATTGGTTTAAAACTAAGTATTTTGCTGATGTGTTTGGTATTAATGATGGAAGGTCTTACTGTTTTTACTCCTGCcgtttttctttttagtattaTGATTCTCTGATTTTGTTGTGAGACTTTATACAATAGTTTTTATATGAAGGTTAAGGTATTcctgaaatattatttttgtgtgCTGATAAAAATCTCCTATTAACACCACATTAATTCTCTCATTCGAAACATATTCTAAACCCATTTTACTAAAAATTCTTTATCGAAAATTCTAACATCTTTCACCCAAAACTTCCATGCTTTGGTGCTTGACTTGGGctatattgtatattttacatctttctatgataccatattacttttcattcattaaaatattcaatcaatttttttcatctttgaagaaaaaaactgaaaatgtattcgttaaaaattatttgtaagtAAAAAAGAAGGGATttcaaataagaaaaaacaagcaatgaaatataattaagagaaattaaaatgattgttgtttgaaaacaatattataaaaaatgcaTTCTTTTATTCTGAAAacaatattatcattattattatatggaaagaaaaataattttttacatcttgtttttccaaaataaattaacgtatattattattttatctctttttttttatcatctttatatttttctctcttttatatATCTTTCACTGGATAATGTTTTGCAtgtcaaaaaataaatttcgaTATTATAGCCCCCTTCcacacacacaaaaaattgCCCTCCAAAATTATCATTTGAATTATATGTGTTTAGAAGAAAAACTCACGTTAGAAGTTTTTTAATGCCCCACCCCCCAAAAGAAATTTTCCTTTTTTAACCTTAAACATGTTAACTTCTGGGTAGGGTTTTTTTAAGCAAAAATCTGGGTAGGTTTTAAAACCTTCCATTATATAAGTCTAACGCAATTAGTACATGGGTGAGAATTAATTTAGTTCTTCTTCAACACTTGAATTAACCTAGTTGTAAAAgttcaattattaatatttattgttttaaaaaaaaaaaaaatccgcATGAACACTACACGTTGTTTTCTGTGTGGTTCTACAACTTTGTTTGGGTCAACTACAGACTACATCACTTGAGCCCAAATTCATTTTTATCCAACCCAAAAAAACTCATATTTCTATGCCAATAAATTTAGCAGATCACATCACTTTACTTTCAGGGTGAGGTAAGAAGGTAAGAATGAAaaattcttttcatttttatccACCAACCCAAAAAAACTCATTCATTTATATGCCAATTGATTagttaaagtttttttattaatcatagCGTTGGTGTATATTCAATAACATAAATGTATTTGTTAAGATGATAGATAATAAAAAAGTTGGTCTCTCATGGTGGTCGGAAATTAAGCAAATTCGGGGTATCTCATCCTCAAATCAACACACTTGTGTTTATTTCGGGATTATTGTCACGCACAATAACAATTATGAAGTGGTTGATAGGGGATTGTAGGGTGGACATGGATTGGATTTTCCAAAATCCAAtctaaatccaaatccaaataagtgggttggatttaaaatccacaGAGACTAACTTAGCTCGAACTAGGCCTAAGCCGACTCAATCTGGACGCAGAACAACTCGGTTCTACATCGGCCCCAACCCAAACGATTCGACATCGGCCTCGGCCCAAACGACTATACATCGGCTCGGGtccgaacgactcgacatcggtcttGGCCTgaacgactcgacattggctcggGCCCGTCGACATCGTCCCGGGCTCGCTCGCCTCGACATCGGTTGGGGCCCGATCGTCTCAACATCGACCGGGCCCGCTCGCTTCGACATCGATTTGGGTTCGATCGGCTCGAGATCGGCCTGGGCCAAAACGACTGGACATCAGCCTGGGCCGAACGATTCGACATCGTCCCGGGCCCGCCAGACTAGACATCGGCCCAGGctcgctcggctcgacatcggcctgggcgCGCTAGACTCGATATCAGTtgggcccgctcgactcgacatcggcccgctcagctcgacattggcccgggcccgctcgactcgacattggctcggGCCCGTTCGACTCGACAACAGCTTGagcccgctcggctcgacatcggcccgggcccgctcaGCTCAACATCGAATCGGGCTTGTTCGACTCGACATCAGTTGGagcccgctcggctcgacatcggcccgggcccgctcgcctcgaaatcggcccgggcccgctcgactcgaaAACGGCTCGAGCCCGGTCGCATCGACATCTGCCCGGGCCCGTTCGGCTTGACATCGGCTTGGTCCTgttcgactcgacatcggctcgacATCAGCTTGAGCCCGCTCGCCTCGACATCAGGTTGGGGCCCGATCGTCTCGACATCGACCGGGCCCGCTCGcttcgacatcgacccgggcccgccaaactcgacatcggcctgggtcCACTCGCttcgacatcggctcgggcccgctcggctcgtCATTGGCCCGGGCACGCTCGGCTCGATATCGGTCGGGCCCGCTgggctcgacatcggctcgggcccgctcggctcgacatccgCCCGGGCCCGCTCAACTCGACATCCGCCTGGGCCCGctcagctcgacatcggcccgtgcccgttcggctcgacatcggaTCGGGCCCGTTCGACTCTACATCAGCTTGagcccgctcggctcgacatcggcctgagcccgctcggctcgaaatcggcccaggcccgctcgactcgacaaTGACCCAGGCCCAGTCGCATTGACATCTGCacgggcccgctcgactcgacatctaCCTGAGCCTAGTttgctcgacatcggcccgggcccggtTGGCTCGACATCTGCCCGGGCCCGCTCACCTCAAAATCGGTCCGGTCCCTCTCGCCTCGAAATCGGACCGGGCCCGCTCGCCTCGAAATCGGATCGGGCCCGCTTGCCTCGACATATGTCCGGGCCCAACCGTCTCGACATCGACCAGACCCGCCGCTTTGACATCGATTTGGATTCGCTCGGCTCAACACCAGCCCGAGCCTGAACGATTCAAAATCGGCCCGAGCCTACACGACTagacatcggctcgggcccacacgactcgacatcggcctcaGCCCGCACGACTCAACATTGGCCTAAGCTCGAATGACTAGATATCGACCCTGGCCCCCTCGGCTCGACATGAGCTTGGACCCGCTTGGCTCGTCATCAGTCCGGGCCCActcggcttgacatcggcccgggctcATTCGGCTTGACGTGGACTTGGGTCAACTTTGCTCAACCTGCGCCTGAATTGTCTTGGCTCAACCTGGATcgggccaagtcaaaatccaacccaaaatacaatttggataatccaaaaatgtatccaattcatatctaatccatatccaattaaatggattggatttaaaatccaaaaatatggatttggatttgaaataaatccatttaaatggatcaaaactaatatggatttggattattatggattggattttgtaatttggattttttgcccACCCTTAGGGGATTGTTTTCAGTCTTTGTGGAGAGGTGACACAAGCATACCAACGCCTTCTACATTCTGAATGGTAAAATGACGATATTGTCGAATGATGTGTCGGCGTTCTATATCTTTACAATTTCCTACGTACATCCTCATGAAATTCTTTGTAAATTCAACTATTTTGGTGAAGTTATTAAGGATTGACCAGGGTGATACATCCTCAAAGATGAGACAATGTCAGGGTGCATGATAGGAATGCAGAGGCCCACTCGTCCAAACCCATTAGGATGACCCGAAAACCCACTTACCTAAGTGACTATGTGTGAAGGAGAATTATGATGAGTCATATACAATTCTGTTTTTCTGCTGAGTCATAGGGGTAGATACGCAATCAAATTCTGTTTTGTTGTTTCCTTGTATTGCGGGTTGCCATTGATTGGCGTTAGATAATTTGTTTAAATACTACTATGATGAAAGGAATgagaataagaaaaataattatttcttatcTTCTCTCTTATTTGTTTTCTGGAGGTTTCTTCCCTTGACCTCGAATCCAAGGGAGTGACCCTAGCTCTATTATTGCACACATTAGACTAAGTCAGCTCTAAGAAGTCTATAAGGGGTGTTGCATCTGGAAAACTTCAGAGTGTGTTGCGAATATATTTATTGTATCTTATAGAATACACTATATTTGGTGATAAGAGAGTCACTTTCATCCCTCTTTCATACTTGCAGTTGTTTAGAAATCGACCTTAGACTAATTAGCTTAGAACATGAGTTTGAAACTATAAATGAGTTGAAGACTATGGGCCAAGAAAATAATGGAGTCCATGTATGTAGATGATGGAGATCACTTTCAAATTGTGAGTGGCAATTCACGTGATTTCTTAGGTCTCTTTCAAAGTTGAAATGAAAGTTCTTAAACGAGGCATGGAATAAATTGGTGATTGAGAGTCACAGATCCCCTCGTAGATGAATAGGTGCAGTTGGCAGACACATATTTAGGAGTAGCTTTGAAATGAATTAATTAGGAAAGTTCACCTGAGGGAGACACACTAACAAGAAAACTGTGATTCTAATTTATTGTGTATGAGTTGGTGTCTATGAAGAATGTGTCCCTTCAT comes from the Phaseolus vulgaris cultivar G19833 chromosome 8, P. vulgaris v2.0, whole genome shotgun sequence genome and includes:
- the LOC137824315 gene encoding ferritin-3, chloroplastic-like produces the protein MLSGTSSFVRVSLSERVKLVPSLSSSGPFFNPVNGVRFCKRNGGCGVVAKASKDTMNQPISNIAFEPFEEVKKELLVIPTELHASLARQKYTHQSEAALNTQINVEYNVSYVYHAMYAYFDRDNVALKGLAKFFKDASMEERHHAEMMMEYQNKRGGKVQLQSMLMPFSEFDHAEKGDALYAMELALSLERLNNEKLLNLHSLANENNDAQFVDFLESQFLFDQVEDIKKISEYVAQLRRVGKGHGVWHFDQMLLNGGVAA